The region ACAAGTGAGTAGAAACGGGGAAACTCCCGCAACGATATCCAGCAATCCCCCGGCTGATGATGAAAAATTGAATATAGTAGGAAGCAGGTCACATCCAGCGCCTGAGCTTCAAGAATATCTGGAAACTCTGAATGTCGGAAAAATGGTACCGGCGGGCAGCGCGATAAAATTCTGCCTTGTTGCCGAAGGAAAAGCGCATCAATACCCCCGCTTTAACCCTACAATGGAATGGGACACCGCCGCGGGACAGGCCATAGTGGAAGCCGCCGGAGGCACAATGTTTGGACTGGACGGGAAAGAATTTCCCTATAACAAAGAAAATTTAAAAAATGCGGGCTTCATTGTAAAAGCCTGATTGGGGATTGATATATGCGTTATGTAATTCTGACTGCCCTGATCCTCCTTGCCGGATGCTCATCATGGCAGAATCCGAGTCTGGATATGTCGGTAAACAGGAGTGAACGTTTCAAAGCAGACCGCACCGAATGCCGTAAACGAGCAGAGAAAATGACTCACTCAGCCCCGGACAACGACCTGCCGAAAAGGACATACACTCAGGATCAGAATTTTTATTCCAATGAAGTTAAGGCTTATCAGCGCTGCATGAGTGCTAAGGGCTGGGTTAAAAAATAAAAAAAGCTTCAGCGATTTACAGCAAAAATGACAGAAACTCACGTATGTCTAACTACGCATTGTTCCTGTCATTTTTTTTTGCGCCTTACATCCGGCACTTCCTGAGCAGTCTGCTTGATTTTGGTTTGCCGGCAAACTCAAAGGATATGTATTCACTTAAGCGTCAAGCTTGAAATAATCTTCCTTGGTTCCCCGGAATGCTACCCGGCCATCCGCAATTTCAAGAACATGAGAGATGGACGGAATCAGCTCTTCCCGATGATGGCTCACGTAAACCATAGCCACACCGGCCTTGGCCAGAAGTTCCAGCAATTGGTAGATTTCCCGACGCGATTCTTCGTCGACACCGGCCAACGGTTCATCGAGCAGCAGCACATCCGGACCGGCAATCAATGCCCGGGCGATAAAAGCTTTACGCAGTTGACCGTAGGAAACCTGTTCCATCGGTCTTTCGGCCAGATCTTCTATGCCGAAAAAACGCATCCACTCCCATGTTTTTTCACGCATTTCATCTGAAATTTCATCCAATATTCCCGCCGAGGCAAAAAAACCGGAAATAACCAAATCAAAAATGGGGATAGGCCTTCCTACCGCTTCACCGAAAGAAGCCTGCATGGAGGCGGAGACCATACCCATACGACCACGCACGGAACGCAGATTGTCCCCTCTTTCAGGCAGACGTTCCATTTCCTCTTCAGCGGCGTAAGCTGCGGCGTCTCCGTAAAGCAGGCGCAACAGGGTAGATTTGCCGGCGCCGTTACGTCCGAGAACAGCCCAGTTTTCCCCGCCGGTCATATGCCAGTCGATGTTGTGCAGCACGGTCTTACCGAGAAAAACAACGCTGGAATCAGTAAGGCGGAACAAATTCCGGCCCGGTTCAATGCTGTTTACTTCCGGCGGTGTGCGCTTAAATTCCTGATCAGCGGCGCAAGCAACTTCATGCCCCTTCCCATCTCTGCAAAGATCTATTTTACCATCGCGAATATAAAGTGTCCGGTTAATGCAGGATGGGAGCTCCTCTTTGCGATGGGCGGAGCAGATGATGGTTGTTCCGTTTGCTGCGGCTGTATCTATCGCCCGCATCAACTGCTGGCGGGACTGCTGGTCCACTCCTTCAAGAAATTCGTCCAGTATAATCACTTCCGGTTCAGCCATGAGCGCGCGGGCTATCAGAATCTTCCGCCCTTCCCCGCGTGACATCTTGACCATGCTGCGTTTGGCAAGATCAAGCATGCCCAGATTTTCCATAAAATCCCGAACCCGGACATATTCGTCCTCATCAGCCAGACGATACAGGAAAGGGGTGTTGTCTTTTCCGGCAAGGACCACTTCCTCACCGGTGACATCCCAGGCCAGCTTTTCAAAAATATCCTGATGCTCAGGAGAAATCATGCGGTAACGTTCCAAAGGTTCCAGCGGACTGCAGGTCATTTCACCTTCTACAAAGAACTCGCGGCAGGCATCATTATCCGGCCAGACTTCCCCGGCCAGAATCATCATCAGCGTTGTCTTACCCGCGCCGTTCGGTCCAAGGACAGCCCAATGCTCCCCCTCACGGATATCCCAGTTTATCCCTTCAAGAACCGGACCCCGGTCCAGGGTAAGTGAAAGTTCCTTCATGGAAACCAATTTAGCGCTCATGTAACCCCACTTTGAAATATACTTAAACTTCTAAAATATAAACCGATACTTCTTATTAGGGCTAAACTTCTACTACTTAAAGAACCCGAGTGCAAGTCACACGAAAAGTAAAATGAGGTAAGGGCAGGACCGAATCATGATCGCAATAAAACAGCATTTAAGTTCAGGTGGTTGATATATTTCCTGTTTGTTTTTATATATAAATAAACCCATCAATCAGGCAGGGTAGCTATGATCAAACCTTCCGGGCGACACATATTCTTATTTTTCGCATTGCTTGTCCTACTCTGTCCGGACCTGCTCAGCGCGGCTGACATCAAAATCCCCGAATATATAGGAAGGATAAACAATCCGTACATCCTCCCGAACGGAACTGGACCGGGCTTCTTCATGTGTACAGTAATCGGACTTGTCACCGGGATGCTCAGCGCGGTCATAGGCGCGGGCGGAGGCCTGCTTGTAGTTCCGGCTCTGATGACAGCCGGAGTCAGCGGGATATACGCTGTGGGATCGGAGCTGTTCCGTTTATTTATTTTCAGCACCATCGAATCTGTGCGCATGGGAATTAATAAACGCATTAAATACACTCTGGCCCTGATCATGACCGTGGGCACTGTTCTGGGAGGAGTGGCCGGATATGCGCTTTGCAAAACCGTCTTCATCGCCGACCCTGCCGGAAGCGATATTTTCATCTCCGTCATGATCACTTTCTGGCTGATTATCTACGCCTTCATTATTATCCCTGACTTCAGGGATGATGCCCGCAAGTACGCCCTGGAAATGCTGAGAAAGGAAAAAGAGAAGGAAAGCCAGCAAGGAGCCGTGAACACTCAGCCGGAACCGCCTGCAAAACCGAAAGAAGCTGAGCAGAAGGAAGACACACAATCCCCGGATAAAGCCCCGGCTGAAGATAAAGCAGATCCTAAACCAGAAGAAGAGCAAAAAACGGATCAACCGAAAACGGAACTCGAGCATAAGCCGCAATTCGAGGATGAATTATACCCCGATGAAGAACCGTGGCCCATCGCCCGCAGTATGCGAAGCTTAAAGATTCCGCCTTACCTTAAATTCCCTTCAACCTTCAAAGAGAAAGAAGATGAACTGGAGCCCGCAGAACTGAAACGGGACGGAACGGAACGCGATCTAGATGCCGAGGATGAGCAGGAGAAACTCGAACGGATTCCCGTGCTACCCATATTCTTTATGACTGTCGTCGGCGGTTTTTTTATGGCTCTGACCGGTTCCGGCGGGGTTATCCTGACCTTCACCATCATGACCAAAGGATTCGGATGCGTTGCCGCCCTTGTAGCCGGAACCGACCTCGCGAGGCTGGCCCTATCCGCTGGCGGGTTGACCATGTCCACATATGGCCTGAACGGTTTCATAAACATCTACTGCATCACGGGATTGATTTTCGGAACTATCACCGGATTGCATCTGGGCAGCAAAGGGCTGAAGAATATTTTGCCGTACCGGGCCAAGGGGCTGGTTGCCCTGCTGGTTATCTCAGTGATTATCAACCGAGTACTAGCCCTACCTACCCTGCTGCGGAAGGCAGGGGCTTCTATTGATCCTGAACTAGCAGGCACCTTTGATTCCAGCGGAACATACATCCTGATGATCGGAGCCGGAATCTTCGGGGGCTGGATAACCTTCGCATTCCTCAGTCACTTATATAAATCCCTGCAACCGGCATCGAAACAGGGGGCAAGCAAATGACCTATTCAGTCAAAACCCTGATTATCGCTGCTATGCTTTTTGTCTCCAGCATGCTCATAATAGGAAGCATGCATCTACCCCTGTTTAATGGATCGGATGGATTTGAAAGGATGGAAAATGCCTTCAACTCCCTGCGTAAGGGATTAAAACCGCCGTTCCAAATAATTGAATCTGAAAATACCGAATACCTCGGAAAAA is a window of Maridesulfovibrio sp. DNA encoding:
- a CDS encoding ATP-binding cassette domain-containing protein produces the protein MSAKLVSMKELSLTLDRGPVLEGINWDIREGEHWAVLGPNGAGKTTLMMILAGEVWPDNDACREFFVEGEMTCSPLEPLERYRMISPEHQDIFEKLAWDVTGEEVVLAGKDNTPFLYRLADEDEYVRVRDFMENLGMLDLAKRSMVKMSRGEGRKILIARALMAEPEVIILDEFLEGVDQQSRQQLMRAIDTAAANGTTIICSAHRKEELPSCINRTLYIRDGKIDLCRDGKGHEVACAADQEFKRTPPEVNSIEPGRNLFRLTDSSVVFLGKTVLHNIDWHMTGGENWAVLGRNGAGKSTLLRLLYGDAAAYAAEEEMERLPERGDNLRSVRGRMGMVSASMQASFGEAVGRPIPIFDLVISGFFASAGILDEISDEMREKTWEWMRFFGIEDLAERPMEQVSYGQLRKAFIARALIAGPDVLLLDEPLAGVDEESRREIYQLLELLAKAGVAMVYVSHHREELIPSISHVLEIADGRVAFRGTKEDYFKLDA
- a CDS encoding TSUP family transporter; the protein is MIKPSGRHIFLFFALLVLLCPDLLSAADIKIPEYIGRINNPYILPNGTGPGFFMCTVIGLVTGMLSAVIGAGGGLLVVPALMTAGVSGIYAVGSELFRLFIFSTIESVRMGINKRIKYTLALIMTVGTVLGGVAGYALCKTVFIADPAGSDIFISVMITFWLIIYAFIIIPDFRDDARKYALEMLRKEKEKESQQGAVNTQPEPPAKPKEAEQKEDTQSPDKAPAEDKADPKPEEEQKTDQPKTELEHKPQFEDELYPDEEPWPIARSMRSLKIPPYLKFPSTFKEKEDELEPAELKRDGTERDLDAEDEQEKLERIPVLPIFFMTVVGGFFMALTGSGGVILTFTIMTKGFGCVAALVAGTDLARLALSAGGLTMSTYGLNGFINIYCITGLIFGTITGLHLGSKGLKNILPYRAKGLVALLVISVIINRVLALPTLLRKAGASIDPELAGTFDSSGTYILMIGAGIFGGWITFAFLSHLYKSLQPASKQGASK